From Micromonospora nigra, one genomic window encodes:
- the mptB gene encoding polyprenol phosphomannose-dependent alpha 1,6 mannosyltransferase MptB: MPHHLARWIGLAGSTLLAVAAFLGGALPDGDLRPTPVSIWQGPNGPLIIGLWLVGTAAMAGAWWALRDRVPSARWALVTVGLWLAPLLFAPPLGSRDAYAYACQGASYSAGVNPYEQGVSALPCPWLDTISYIWRDTPAPYGPLFVVLSGAVVAATGSLFGSIALFRLIAVAGVALTAVCLPVLARRCGVPVPRTLWLALGSPLVAVHLVSGVHNDALMVGLLVAGLAVVVSRPGRPGPLLAGGALLGLAASVKITALVVVPFAALAAIVGAYSVRALLRHGGWVVAATIATVAGTTLAAGLDFGWISGLARGGDVVAWTSPSTAVGQTVGYLVLPFGLHVDALPVTRGIGMAVLAVLLVWLWWRARTRDPLWHAALALTATVALAPLFHPWYWFWPLALLAATARRTGWFCVVTVVASFLVLADGTGLARYTKVPGAPLMTLLTIWVAVRLVRSARAAREPATD, encoded by the coding sequence GTGCCCCACCACCTCGCGCGCTGGATCGGACTGGCCGGCTCGACGCTGCTCGCCGTGGCCGCGTTCCTCGGTGGGGCGCTGCCCGACGGGGACCTGCGCCCCACCCCGGTCAGCATCTGGCAGGGGCCGAACGGGCCGCTGATCATCGGCCTGTGGCTGGTCGGCACCGCCGCGATGGCCGGCGCCTGGTGGGCCCTGCGCGACCGGGTGCCGTCAGCGCGCTGGGCCCTGGTCACCGTCGGGCTCTGGCTGGCGCCGCTGCTGTTCGCGCCGCCCTTGGGCAGCCGCGACGCCTACGCGTACGCCTGCCAGGGGGCCAGCTACTCCGCCGGCGTCAACCCCTACGAGCAGGGCGTGTCGGCGCTGCCCTGCCCCTGGCTGGACACCATCTCGTACATCTGGCGGGACACGCCGGCTCCGTACGGGCCGCTGTTCGTGGTGCTCTCCGGCGCGGTGGTCGCCGCCACCGGCTCGCTGTTCGGCAGCATCGCCCTGTTCCGGCTGATCGCGGTGGCCGGTGTGGCGTTGACCGCCGTCTGCCTGCCGGTGCTGGCCCGCCGCTGCGGCGTTCCGGTGCCCCGGACGCTGTGGCTGGCCCTGGGCAGCCCGCTGGTGGCCGTGCACCTGGTCTCCGGGGTGCACAACGACGCGCTCATGGTGGGCCTGCTGGTGGCCGGGCTGGCCGTGGTGGTGTCCCGACCCGGTCGCCCCGGACCGCTGCTGGCCGGGGGAGCGCTGCTCGGCCTGGCCGCCTCGGTCAAGATCACCGCCCTGGTGGTGGTGCCGTTCGCGGCCCTCGCCGCGATCGTCGGGGCGTACTCGGTGCGGGCGCTGCTGCGTCACGGCGGCTGGGTGGTCGCCGCCACGATCGCCACCGTCGCCGGCACCACGCTCGCGGCCGGTCTGGACTTCGGCTGGATCAGCGGCCTGGCCCGGGGCGGCGACGTGGTGGCCTGGACGTCACCGTCGACCGCCGTCGGGCAGACCGTCGGCTACCTCGTGCTGCCGTTCGGCCTGCACGTCGACGCGCTGCCGGTGACCCGGGGCATCGGCATGGCCGTGCTGGCGGTGCTGCTGGTGTGGCTGTGGTGGCGGGCCCGCACCCGCGACCCGCTGTGGCACGCCGCGCTGGCGCTGACCGCGACCGTGGCCCTGGCGCCGCTGTTCCACCCCTGGTACTGGTTCTGGCCGCTGGCGCTGCTCGCCGCCACCGCCCGGCGCACCGGCTGGTTCTGCGTGGTGACCGTCGTCGCGTCGTTCCTGGTGCTCGCGGACGGCACCGGCCTGGCCCGGTACACCAAGGTTCCCGGTGCCCCGCTGATGACGCTGTTGACCATCTGGGTGGCCGTGCGCTTGGTACGGTCGGCGCGGGCGGCCAGAGAACCGGCCACCGACTGA
- a CDS encoding SAM-dependent methyltransferase, whose product MRHDGETAPRTHRQPTQDRPAGVDDETARFWDDLYGQRERRWSGRANPHLVDVAGPLPAGTVLDLGCGEGGDAVWLARQGWRVTAVDVSATALDRAGAAVAAAGVAARVEFQRHDLTRTFPTGTYDLVSAQFLQSPLEFPRLEVLRAAARAVAPGGRLLVVEHGEVPPWARAAHPDVQFPTPQETLAGLDLEPGRWETERLDAPRRTATGPDGQPGHLVDHLVLVRRR is encoded by the coding sequence ATGCGCCACGACGGCGAGACCGCACCGCGCACCCACCGGCAGCCGACGCAGGACCGGCCGGCCGGAGTGGACGACGAGACGGCCCGGTTCTGGGACGACCTCTACGGCCAGCGGGAACGACGCTGGAGCGGGCGGGCGAACCCGCACCTGGTCGACGTCGCCGGCCCGCTGCCCGCCGGCACCGTGCTGGACCTCGGCTGCGGCGAGGGCGGCGACGCGGTCTGGCTGGCCCGTCAGGGCTGGCGGGTGACCGCGGTCGACGTCTCGGCCACCGCCCTGGACCGGGCCGGGGCGGCCGTCGCCGCCGCCGGTGTCGCCGCCCGCGTCGAGTTCCAGCGGCACGACCTCACCCGCACCTTCCCCACCGGAACGTACGACCTGGTGTCCGCGCAGTTCCTCCAGTCGCCGCTGGAGTTCCCCCGGCTGGAGGTGCTGCGCGCGGCGGCCCGGGCGGTGGCCCCCGGCGGCCGGCTCCTCGTCGTCGAGCACGGCGAGGTGCCCCCGTGGGCGCGGGCCGCCCACCCGGACGTCCAGTTCCCCACCCCGCAGGAGACTCTGGCGGGGCTGGACCTGGAACCGGGCCGCTGGGAGACCGAGCGGCTCGACGCGCCGCGCCGCACCGCCACCGGCCCCGACGGTCAGCCCGGTCACCTGGTCGACCACCTGGTGCTGGTGCGCCGCCGGTAG
- a CDS encoding bifunctional [glutamine synthetase] adenylyltransferase/[glutamine synthetase]-adenylyl-L-tyrosine phosphorylase: MGRPTSAAGRLARYGFGSTDDLVGARAADLLGPDGLALWRPETQEPTDDRAQDLLSALSRAADPDLALRQLHRLVEAERRAVRGGNGATARPGGGNGTTAGPGGGNDAAAGSGGNGSVGAPGGIGAGSALLGALHDDPGLRRRLVAVLGASSALGDHLVANPDQWATLRTAPDGLAPTADGRLDLGGDGNPVAVLRRAYRLALLRIAAADLTGGRGLEQTMAALSTLADATLSAAYAIAVAELPQGTPAPRLAVVAMGKCGGGELNYVSDVDVIFVAAEDDDLPAATTVATRLIHVCGLVAWPVDAALRPEGNRGPLVRTLASHLAYYRRWARTWEFQALLKARPAAGDLALGREWIDALAPLVWRAAERPEAVEDVRAMRRRIIDNIPPKELEREIKRGPGGLRDIEFAVQLLQLVHGRGDESLRPPGTIPALRALVTGGYVGRADGEALLRGYRFLRNVEHRLQLQGLRRTHTVPTDPAGLRWLATALGHTAGPGRSAVEEFRAEWVTHATEVRRLHAKLLYRPLLESVARVPADGLRLTPEAARNRLEILGFADPAGALRHLQSLTGGVSRTAAIQRTLLPVLLSEFADAPEPDRGLLNYRQVSDSLGSTPWYLRLLRDSGPVARRLARVLSSSRYIADLLSREPEALRLLAEETELTPRPRDVLCTGFAAAAGRHADPVEATRAVRALRRRELVRLACTDVLSRAGSLAPAPPRPDGGGRAAPGLADVTAVGTALSHVTDATLAAALRAAQAAQPPTPGLRLAVIGMGRLGGYESNYLSDADVLFVYDPPDGMAESAASAAAQSIAEELRRLLGMPAPDPPLGVDADLRPEGRQGPLVRSLAAYAQYYARWSKVWEAQALLRARFVCGDADLGAEFETLVDPVRYPADGLTREQVVEIRRIKARVENERLPRGADPATHTKLGRGGLADVEWAVQLLQLRHAGGNRALRGTRTLDALSAARDAGLVDPADAEALAAGWTLAAQVRNALMLVRGRAGDQLPRHGVELAGVVRLLGRDDPGEFLDEYLRTGRRSRTAMERVLEG, translated from the coding sequence CGGTCTCGCCCTGTGGCGGCCGGAGACGCAGGAGCCCACCGACGACCGGGCCCAGGACCTGCTCTCTGCGCTCTCCCGGGCCGCCGACCCGGATCTGGCCCTGCGCCAACTGCACCGCCTCGTCGAGGCTGAGCGGCGGGCGGTGCGCGGCGGAAACGGCGCGACGGCCCGCCCGGGTGGTGGGAACGGCACGACGGCCGGCCCGGGTGGCGGGAACGACGCGGCGGCCGGTTCTGGTGGGAACGGCTCAGTGGGCGCCCCGGGCGGTATCGGCGCGGGCTCGGCGCTGCTCGGCGCGCTGCACGACGATCCGGGGCTGCGTCGGCGGCTGGTCGCCGTGCTGGGGGCCTCCTCGGCGCTCGGTGACCACCTGGTCGCCAACCCCGACCAGTGGGCGACGCTGCGCACCGCGCCCGACGGGCTCGCACCGACCGCCGACGGGCGGCTCGACCTGGGCGGCGACGGCAACCCGGTGGCGGTGCTGCGGCGGGCCTACCGGCTGGCGTTGCTGCGCATCGCGGCGGCTGACCTGACCGGGGGGCGCGGGCTGGAGCAGACCATGGCCGCGCTGTCGACGCTGGCCGACGCCACCCTGTCGGCCGCGTACGCGATCGCCGTCGCGGAACTGCCGCAGGGCACGCCCGCGCCGAGGCTGGCCGTGGTGGCGATGGGCAAGTGCGGGGGCGGGGAGCTGAACTACGTCTCCGACGTCGATGTGATCTTCGTGGCCGCCGAGGACGACGACCTGCCGGCGGCCACCACGGTCGCCACCCGGCTGATCCACGTCTGCGGCCTGGTCGCCTGGCCGGTCGACGCCGCGCTGCGCCCCGAGGGCAACCGGGGCCCGCTGGTGCGTACGCTCGCCAGCCACCTGGCCTACTACCGCCGCTGGGCGCGCACCTGGGAGTTCCAGGCCCTGCTCAAGGCCCGCCCGGCGGCCGGTGACCTGGCGTTGGGCCGGGAGTGGATCGACGCGCTGGCCCCGCTGGTGTGGCGGGCCGCCGAACGCCCGGAGGCGGTCGAGGACGTCCGGGCCATGCGCCGCAGGATCATCGACAACATCCCGCCGAAGGAGCTGGAACGCGAGATCAAGCGCGGTCCGGGCGGGCTGCGCGACATCGAGTTCGCCGTCCAGCTGCTGCAACTCGTCCACGGTCGCGGCGACGAGTCGCTGCGACCGCCCGGCACCATCCCGGCGTTGCGTGCGCTGGTCACCGGCGGCTACGTGGGCCGCGCCGACGGGGAGGCCCTGCTGCGCGGCTACCGCTTCCTGCGCAACGTCGAGCACCGCCTCCAGCTCCAGGGGCTGCGACGCACCCACACCGTGCCGACGGATCCCGCCGGGCTGCGCTGGCTGGCCACCGCGCTGGGCCACACGGCCGGGCCGGGCCGCAGCGCCGTCGAGGAGTTCCGCGCCGAGTGGGTCACCCACGCCACCGAGGTACGCCGGCTGCACGCCAAGCTGCTCTACCGGCCGCTGCTGGAGTCGGTGGCCCGCGTGCCGGCCGACGGGCTGCGGCTGACCCCGGAGGCGGCCCGCAACCGGCTGGAGATCCTCGGCTTCGCCGACCCGGCCGGGGCGCTGCGTCACCTCCAGTCCCTCACCGGCGGGGTGAGCCGCACCGCCGCGATCCAACGCACGCTGCTGCCGGTGCTGCTCAGCGAGTTCGCCGACGCCCCCGAACCGGATCGCGGGCTGCTCAACTACCGCCAGGTCTCCGACTCGCTCGGCAGCACCCCGTGGTATCTGCGGCTGCTGCGGGACTCCGGGCCGGTGGCCCGCCGGCTCGCCCGGGTGCTGTCGTCGTCCCGGTACATCGCCGACCTGCTCTCCCGGGAGCCGGAGGCGCTGCGCCTGTTGGCCGAGGAGACCGAGCTGACGCCACGCCCGCGCGACGTGCTCTGCACCGGCTTCGCCGCCGCGGCGGGGCGGCACGCCGACCCGGTCGAGGCCACCCGGGCGGTCCGCGCGCTGCGTCGCCGGGAACTGGTCCGGCTCGCCTGCACCGATGTCCTCAGCCGCGCCGGCTCGCTGGCCCCCGCTCCGCCGCGCCCCGACGGCGGCGGGCGGGCGGCCCCCGGTCTGGCGGACGTCACCGCGGTGGGCACCGCGCTGTCCCACGTCACCGACGCCACCCTCGCCGCCGCGCTGCGGGCCGCGCAGGCCGCGCAGCCGCCCACGCCGGGGCTGCGTCTCGCGGTGATCGGCATGGGTCGCCTCGGCGGGTACGAGTCGAACTACCTGTCCGACGCCGACGTGCTGTTCGTCTACGACCCGCCGGACGGGATGGCGGAGAGCGCCGCCAGCGCCGCCGCCCAGTCGATCGCCGAGGAACTGCGCCGGCTGCTCGGCATGCCCGCTCCCGACCCGCCGCTCGGTGTCGACGCCGACCTGCGCCCCGAGGGCCGGCAGGGCCCCCTGGTGCGCAGCCTCGCCGCCTACGCGCAGTACTACGCGCGCTGGTCGAAGGTGTGGGAGGCGCAGGCGCTGCTGCGCGCCCGGTTCGTCTGCGGCGACGCCGACCTGGGTGCCGAGTTCGAGACCCTGGTCGACCCGGTCCGCTACCCGGCCGACGGGCTGACCCGCGAACAGGTCGTCGAGATCCGGCGGATCAAGGCACGGGTGGAGAACGAGCGGCTGCCCCGGGGCGCCGACCCGGCCACCCACACCAAGCTGGGTCGGGGTGGCCTGGCCGACGTCGAGTGGGCGGTGCAGCTGCTCCAGCTCCGGCACGCCGGCGGGAACCGGGCCCTGCGCGGCACGCGTACCCTCGACGCCCTGTCGGCGGCGCGGGACGCGGGCCTGGTCGACCCGGCGGACGCCGAGGCCCTGGCGGCCGGCTGGACGCTCGCCGCGCAGGTCCGCAACGCGCTGATGCTGGTGCGGGGCCGCGCCGGCGACCAGTTGCCCCGGCACGGGGTGGAACTGGCGGGGGTGGTGCGGCTGCTCGGCCGGGACGACCCGGGCGAGTTCCTCGACGAGTACCTGCGCACCGGCCGCCGGTCCCGGACGGCGATGGAACGGGTGCTGGAGGGCTGA